The Paenibacillus sp. YPG26 genome includes a window with the following:
- the queF gene encoding preQ(1) synthase: MSGRQPSEMQDLTLLGNQGTKYVFQYAPEVLESFENKHAYRDYFVKFNFPEFTSLCPITGQPDFATLHISYIPDIKMVESKSLKLYLFSFRNHGDFHEDCMNIIMNDLIKLMDPKYIEVWGKFTPRGGISIDPYCNYGRPGTKYEQMADHRMMNHDMYPEKIDNR; encoded by the coding sequence ATGAGCGGAAGACAACCAAGTGAGATGCAGGATCTGACCCTGCTGGGCAACCAGGGAACCAAATATGTGTTCCAATACGCCCCTGAAGTTCTGGAGAGCTTCGAGAACAAGCATGCGTATCGTGATTATTTCGTAAAATTCAATTTTCCCGAGTTCACAAGCCTCTGCCCGATTACCGGCCAGCCTGACTTCGCGACTCTGCACATCAGCTACATTCCGGATATCAAGATGGTAGAGAGCAAGTCGCTGAAGCTGTATCTGTTCAGCTTCCGCAATCATGGTGATTTCCATGAGGACTGTATGAATATCATCATGAACGATCTGATCAAGCTGATGGATCCGAAGTACATTGAAGTCTGGGGCAAATTCACACCTCGCGGCGGCATCTCCATTGACCCTTACTGCAATTACGGCCGGCCAGGCACAAAGTATGAACAAATGGCTGACCACCGGATGATGAACCATGATATGTATCCGGAGAAGATTGATAACCGGTAA
- the queE gene encoding 7-carboxy-7-deazaguanine synthase QueE yields MNNSAEVKTVPGIPVLEIFGPTVQGEGMVIGQKTMFVRTAGCDYRCSWCDSAFTWDGSAKDLIQPMSAEQIWKELKAIGGTRFSHVTLSGGNPALLPQLGSLVSLLKSEGIRIAVETQGSRWQDWLNETDEVTLSPKPPSSGMATDWEKLDEIVFKLAARPHGYAYSLKVVIFDEEDLAYTTQVHARYPDTVMFLQVGNPDVQRMDTEAHASELLHQYEQLIENVMQSEALNNVRVLPQLHTLVWGNKRGV; encoded by the coding sequence GTGAATAATTCAGCTGAGGTCAAGACGGTTCCCGGCATTCCCGTACTCGAAATCTTCGGTCCGACCGTTCAGGGCGAAGGCATGGTCATCGGCCAGAAGACGATGTTCGTGCGTACGGCGGGCTGCGATTACCGCTGCTCCTGGTGCGATTCTGCTTTTACCTGGGATGGCAGTGCCAAGGATCTGATTCAGCCCATGAGCGCGGAGCAGATCTGGAAGGAACTGAAGGCCATCGGAGGCACCCGCTTCTCCCACGTGACTCTGTCTGGCGGGAACCCTGCCCTGCTGCCGCAGCTTGGGTCTCTTGTCTCCCTCCTGAAATCGGAGGGGATCCGTATTGCAGTGGAGACTCAAGGGTCCCGCTGGCAGGACTGGCTGAATGAGACTGATGAGGTTACTCTCTCTCCGAAGCCGCCAAGCTCAGGAATGGCAACCGATTGGGAGAAGCTTGACGAGATTGTATTCAAGCTTGCGGCTAGACCGCATGGCTATGCTTACAGTCTGAAGGTAGTTATCTTTGATGAGGAAGACCTGGCTTATACCACTCAGGTACACGCCCGTTATCCTGATACGGTTATGTTCCTGCAGGTCGGGAATCCGGATGTCCAGCGGATGGATACGGAGGCCCATGCTTCCGAGCTCCTTCATCAATATGAACAGCTGATTGAGAATGTCATGCAATCTGAAGCGCTGAATAACGTTCGCGTACTGCCTCAGCTGCACACCCTCGTATGGGGGAACAAGCGCGGGGTTTAA
- the queC gene encoding 7-cyano-7-deazaguanine synthase QueC: MLKNEKAVVVFSGGQDSTICLFWALKHFSEVETVTFNYGQRHSLEIECAKQIADELGVKNTVLDMSLLNQLAPNALTRDDIEITQEEGSLPSTFVEGRNHLFLSFAAVLAKTAGARHLIAGVCETDFSGYPDCRDSFVKSLNVTLNLAMDYNFVIHTPLMWLDKAETWALADELGAFDFVREKTLTCYNGVIGHGCGECPACKLRQSGLDKFLQSRKEGDRS, translated from the coding sequence ATGCTTAAAAATGAAAAAGCTGTCGTTGTATTCAGCGGCGGACAAGACAGCACCATCTGCCTGTTCTGGGCATTGAAGCATTTCTCTGAAGTTGAGACAGTTACGTTCAACTATGGTCAGCGCCACAGTCTGGAGATTGAATGTGCCAAGCAGATTGCTGATGAGCTTGGAGTCAAGAATACCGTGCTCGATATGAGTCTGCTGAACCAGCTGGCTCCGAACGCTCTTACACGTGATGATATCGAGATTACACAAGAAGAGGGCAGCCTGCCTAGCACCTTTGTGGAAGGCCGCAATCATTTGTTCCTCAGCTTTGCCGCTGTACTCGCCAAGACAGCCGGAGCAAGGCACCTGATCGCCGGTGTATGCGAGACCGATTTCAGCGGTTACCCGGACTGCCGGGATAGCTTTGTGAAATCCCTGAATGTTACCTTGAATCTCGCAATGGACTACAATTTTGTGATTCATACCCCGCTTATGTGGCTGGATAAAGCTGAGACCTGGGCGCTTGCGGATGAGCTCGGCGCGTTCGACTTCGTGCGCGAGAAGACGCTGACCTGCTATAACGGCGTGATTGGACACGGCTGCGGAGAATGCCCTGCCTGCAAGCTGAGACAGTCCGGATTGGACAAATTCCTCCAGTCCCGCAAGGAAGGGGATCGCTCATGA
- the queD gene encoding 6-carboxytetrahydropterin synthase QueD, with protein MSRTPGEFRIVEKLQQFGVDIQASELRYHNRRVLVSKEFTFDAAHHLHAYEGKCKNLHGHTYKAVIGISARPDNTGITADFGLIKEIWKNRMETYLDHRYLNETLPPMNTTAENMVVWLYEQMEEALLSEEYKSLICDGRTEFIRLYETPTSYAEVRREWMTGE; from the coding sequence ATGAGCCGGACACCAGGTGAATTTCGCATCGTAGAAAAGCTCCAGCAGTTCGGGGTTGATATTCAGGCCAGCGAGCTCCGCTATCACAACCGGAGAGTGCTGGTGAGCAAGGAGTTTACATTTGATGCCGCGCATCATCTACACGCATATGAAGGCAAGTGCAAGAATCTGCACGGCCATACCTATAAAGCTGTCATTGGAATCAGTGCACGGCCGGATAATACCGGGATTACGGCTGATTTCGGGCTGATCAAGGAAATTTGGAAAAACCGGATGGAGACTTATCTCGATCACCGTTATTTGAACGAGACTCTGCCGCCTATGAACACCACCGCAGAGAATATGGTCGTATGGCTGTACGAACAGATGGAAGAAGCTCTATTGTCTGAAGAGTACAAGTCTCTAATATGTGATGGACGTACCGAGTTCATAAGGCTGTATGAGACGCCGACCAGCTACGCCGAAGTTAGACGGGAGTGGATGACCGGTGAATAA